From the genome of Ziziphus jujuba cultivar Dongzao chromosome 4, ASM3175591v1:
TCCACAGGaataattaaaatcaatacCGATGCAGCATTGAGCAAAAAAGGAAGCTGTCTGGCCATGGTAGCTCGAAATGACAAAGGAAATCTTCTACTCATCCGAACTTTCAAATCTGAGATTGATATTGTAGAGGTAGCGGAGATGGAAGCAATTCTTAAGGCTTTACAGGTGGCAACTAGCTACGGGTGGAACAATGTCTATGAATCTGATGCTCTTTCTGCCATTGAGGGTTTAGCCACCAAAGATATGAAGTCCCTTCACTAGAAAGCAGAACACGTTGTTAATACAATCTTTCATCTGATTTCTACGTTTGTTAATGTTTCTTTTGTCTGGTCTGCTAGAGAAACTAATAGAGTAGCTCACTTAGTAGGTCAGTGGGCTAAAAAGCTCAGTTTCTATGGGGAGGTGGATATCAATTCCCTGTCTTCTTCTCTTGTAATGTTATTGATTCAGGAAAGTGATAGTGGTGTAGCTACCTGAATTGGGATTTGGTGATTGCCGACCCTTTCTTTTGGTTTCTAATAGAATCCCAGTTTtagcagcaaaaaaaaaaaaaaaaaaaagaaccctaTTTCCAATAATGGAGTCGAGAGACTTTTGATTCTATAGGACTTCTATAGGCGGCTCAGGTTAATTTTCTTCACCAACTATCTCACTGCTAAATGAACTATACATATCATCTTTATTTTGTCAATCACTTACTCTTCCCATTAGaagacagaaaataaaaatgcgaCTTTTTATGGACTACGATATTGCTGAATCTTGCAAGTAActgcaagaaaaacaaaaaaccaacccATTTGGGCAACCTGCAAAAATGGTACGCcctaaatatgttaaaaaattcaaatgaaaGGAACTTGAATAATGATGCATCATACTTGACATAACATAGCTAAAAAGCATGGGTAAAATACAAATAAGCCAGTTCTCTTTTGGTAATTTTGATACATCAGATTTACATACTGAGACCTTCTCATCTTAAATCCGCTTTACATTGTTGATGTACATGAGGGGGTAAGTTGTATACATGTGCAGTCTACAAATTTCATTTTCCAACCTACACAGAAACAAGATATCTTAATCACTTGAAAAAATCTGCAGAACCTGAAGTCATATATTTCAAGGATCCCTCTTGTTATTGAGTCTCTCTCTCAGAGGTTGTAGTTTTCCCCTTACTGCGAGAGGAAGTTCACTATAAGTATCTTTGAGGGCTTCTTCTACTTGTTGTATTATCTCATGGTACGTTGGAGAGAACCTTGTCTGGAAAGCTCTGAATGAAAAATAAGGTATCAGAGTGCAAATAACAACAAGAAGGGTAACCAGCCAGTAGAGGGCACTGGGAGCACAGGCTTCCACAAAAACCTTGTATGCTGTAGTCGATTCACTTGGTGAAAGGGAACCATATACTACTAAGAATATGTACCACAAGGCAATGCTTCCCCACATGAGGAATTGCTGGATCCAAGTGAAGTAGTCAACGGCAAGTACCAATTGGCAATTTACAGCCCATACTACACAAGTATACATTGTGACTCCAAGGACTTCGAAGTCAACTACTTTACCATCTCTCTGGAAAGCTTGGTTGATCAATGAGTTTGtggtgaagaagaagataattatGGAGCTGATAACTCCATTGATCATCCAACCAAGTATGCGTGGCCAGCTGAAGAATATGTTTTCCACTCCTTCTCGATAGAACAATGGATACTGTGAACATAAAGCATGTGCAAAGACAAAAATAACTCATTTAGCTTAAATAACAAGCATCATAAAGGGAAAGCAGGGCTATAGAGAACATTGGAATGCGGACAAGGAAATCAGCCAGCAGATGAATGAGTACCCAAGGCTGAGGGAAAATCTAGTAACAAGTTATGTAATAAGTAGAGTTACAAATAGCAAACAAAGAAATCTCAAGAGAACTAATATCTTAATATGGCATTGCAGAACCCAACTTGCACGTTATAAACTCTTATAAGCATATCAGTTAGATTTGCGTATAGGCTTCTTTTCATCTTTTTATAATAAGTTATGTACCTTCAAGCATAGGCGTGCAGAAACACCTTGATTAAGAACACCCAGAGCAATTACAGGAAGCGAAGTGAAGAAGATGTTGTAAAATGACATGTTCCAATCATTATAAGAAGGTTGCCCAGAGAAGGAAGTATAGGCGTAGTACCAGAATAGGGTAAGCCCAAATGTCATGTTCTTATAGAAGAAGTAGCATATCTGCATACACAGAAAATAACAGGAATGCACAAATCAACAAGCGATGAAGCTTCTTCTCTCTAAATCTAGAGATATCATTCTCtggagaaagaaaatataagcTCTGCATTATAAACGTGCTATCACCAcatgaaacaagaaaaaaaatttggtcaaaaaaaaaaaaaaaaaaaaaaaaaaaaaaaaaaagaaacattctTCACGTGAAATGAGATCTTTCCCAATATGAACAGGAAAGGAAACATGCATAACTTCTGATTATCTATCCTCGCACCCtttatcatattttcttttattttattttccttttttcaccCAGTATATAAAAGTTAAAGACAAAAGAAAGCTACAAAGGAAATATTGGCCACAAAGACAGTGACCTAAGAATAGTGACTTTCCTTCCTAAACTTATGTTAGACCATTTCTAAGTTTTGTGAGGGGGAGGCAATTATAAGAAACATTGAAGCAGGGTTTTTACCATCATTGATATGCTCCTATAGTACCAATGACCATGTACCAGCAAGAGATGTTCCAAAAATCGAAATTGAGCTATTGCAAAATCACTTGCCATAACCGCCTacaatcaaaaaatttattggaaTCAGGAGTTGGATCTTTATCATCACCAAATTCCAATTCAGGGCAACAAAGGAAAAGCAACCAATATTGTCATATATATGGAACTCAAGATACAAAACTAATAACAGAAAATTTTAGACAAcaaaatttgagaaagaaatatgcAGGCAGATGTTTGATTCAGACAGCAAACAAGagcaaaaagaaacaaaatgaatGAGAAAAGGAAAGGCTTCAAATTGAGAGAGAAGAGTCAGATCATGGTGCAAAATTCATTTCATCGATTTACTGTCTTCACCTCTTAGTCCAGAAACTATACATCAATTTATTGTCTTCATCTCTAGGTCCAGAAATTAAATATTAGAAGATCTGCGATAATATTTGGAAATAAAAGGCATTCTCAAATTCGCGGAATGAAACTCTAGCATCCATAGAAGTCAATAGAAGAAGTTACAGTATCAAATGTGCACTAGTCAGTAAAAACAGAAATAATAACACGAATATGGAAACCCCAAAAGATCCCATTTAGCGAAAATGTTGAATGCCCATAAAAGACAATTTTTAAATTCCTAAGGAAATTATTGTAAACGAGGGCAAGTTgagaatacaaataaaaattttacaataaatatatatatatatatatacataggagAAATGGGACTATATACATAAATGTAGAAATACtacataaacaaaaacaaaagcatgaTCACCTGCATCCCTTCACCACTAATGCCAACTCCAATATCAGCTTCTTGAAGCATGCCCACATCATTGGCCCCATCACCAATTGATAGTGTTGTTTTACCTGTTTCTAGCTTTACCAATCTTGTAACCTGCAAATCTTCTATAATTCTATCAGATTATTCCTTTGTAAGCAACAAAAGAAACCATTATGACATAAACAACTTAGATGATTAACATAAAACAGAACTTGAGCATGGTCAGATGAAACTTACACAAGCTTTCTGCTTGGGTGTACAGCGGCAGCATATAACAGAAGCACAATTAACAGCGAGCTCAAAAAATGTCTTTCTAAACTTCTTCTTGAGTGAAAATTCTAAGGACTTGCCATCAATTAGTAAGCCAAATGCTATTGAACCTTTATTGACTGAGCTTGAACTTTCTTTAGCTGATTGAATTTGTGAAATTCCTTCTCTAAGCTGTTTCTTTATGCTATCCAGAGAAGCCTAAAAAAATGAAGGTTTCAGATATCACTAGAAAAAAACATTCCAAAGTTACATTAGAATTTTACCTTGGCAACTGCCTCTTTATCTCCTTGTTTTTCCAAGGCAATAATATCTGGTGAATCAAGAGTGATGATGATTTGTTTCATATCTTGGCTAAGTAAACTACAAGCATACCTGTAAACCATATAATTGTCGTAAAGTTGAATATGTAACTTTTAGAAAAGCAATCCAACATTAAAATTGCTCCCATACCCTATGCTCACTGCATTTTCCATCTTGTCACCAGTTAAAACCCATATCTTAATCCCAACCCGGGTCAAATTATTGATACATTCAGTGACCTGAAATCCAGGAACACAGAAAAAAGAATTTGCACTTAACCATCAGGAAAACACAAGGAAATGCTGCTAGATATTGAAATGCATCCAATTTTTGATGCTACCATGCAAGATTCCACTTCATATCGATGCGATATTTAAAAGTGCTAAAAATTAAAGTATTAGCAAGAAGTTCACCATGTAATCCATCTAAGATTATTCATATTTGATACTTACACCCTTTTGCAGTTTCTCCTCAACGGCTGTAGCACCAAGAAGAATCATATCTCTTTCAATCTTATCAGCAGCTGCATCCACCAATGCATCTCGGCCAAGAGTGACAGATGTTTTCGCCTTCGGAAACTCctctttccattttttattttcttcttcactGAGCTCACGATATGCAATTACCAAGGTTCTTAGACCGGCTTCAGCATAATTGTTGATATGATCCTTGGTCTGAACCTCAAACGCCCTCCCATCCTTTGCAAGCCTTTCAAACATTACACTGTATACATGCTGATAGATAAATAGTCTGATAATGCGACATCCAACTTGCAACTTTATATAATTACAGTAGAGACGAATGCATCAAGAGTCTAACCTGTCAGCACCCTTGCAAAGGAGCAATAATTGATTTTCTGGATTCCTCACAATTACTGACATTCTTTTGCGGGAGCTACTGAACTCTAAGACATGAAGAAGCTGATATACTCTGCCATATAGAAAACAAGTGACATCAAGACAGAATGGTAATACAGACAAAGATACCGTGGAACTCAAAGAAACCATTAGAGagtaaataaatcaataagaaAATTACTCAATATGAACACTTCTATGTCATCAAGatcaaataaaatgcaataaagcACATTTAACTTCTTCCATGTTGTTTGTAGGACAGAAATGTCTTTCACTTATTATTTTCCCTCCTTTATAAGTCTCtagatatttcataaaaatgccACTTTCTAATTGAAAGGGTTGAAACATTACAAATTTTCCTAGAGATTACTCCCAGAAAGACTATTAATAGATACCAGTACAGAGAGCTTTATTATCTGCTAAAATATGGTTAACCAAAACTTCTTCTATTATATTGATAAAGACTACTACCATTCGGCAAATGTTTCTAAGAAAAAGATATCCAGTCCAAATTTtttcataaacaaatatttcttACTAAATTAAAAATGCTCCCTCGatatgacagatgaagcaactAACTACAGTTTTTACAGCCAACTAGATGCGTGGAGACATAAATGAagctataaaataaaatagaaaggtTGCAGAAGGAGCTCGCCTGTCAACTCTTTTTCCAGTTTTAAAATCAAACTCATTCAAAGATATACTTGTCTGCGTCCTTCCAAAAAACTCAAATCCAAGCTCCCTGGCAGCTATGACAAAAGCTG
Proteins encoded in this window:
- the LOC107416975 gene encoding probable phospholipid-transporting ATPase 8 encodes the protein MEFLISKLQVATGTLTSNSMEFVKCSIAGTAYGRGMTEVEVALARRRTDGPTDDIPSDRLSHDADTRGSEKTVKGFNFIDERINNSQWVNEPHCDVIQKFFRVLAICHTVIPDKSKGSGEISYEAESPDEAAFVIAARELGFEFFGRTQTSISLNEFDFKTGKRVDRVYQLLHVLEFSSSRKRMSVIVRNPENQLLLLCKGADSVMFERLAKDGRAFEVQTKDHINNYAEAGLRTLVIAYRELSEEENKKWKEEFPKAKTSVTLGRDALVDAAADKIERDMILLGATAVEEKLQKGVTECINNLTRVGIKIWVLTGDKMENAVSIGYACSLLSQDMKQIIITLDSPDIIALEKQGDKEAVAKASLDSIKKQLREGISQIQSAKESSSSVNKGSIAFGLLIDGKSLEFSLKKKFRKTFFELAVNCASVICCRCTPKQKACVTRLVKLETGKTTLSIGDGANDVGMLQEADIGVGISGEGMQAVMASDFAIAQFRFLEHLLLVHGHWYYRSISMMICYFFYKNMTFGLTLFWYYAYTSFSGQPSYNDWNMSFYNIFFTSLPVIALGVLNQGVSARLCLKYPLFYREGVENIFFSWPRILGWMINGVISSIIIFFFTTNSLINQAFQRDGKVVDFEVLGVTMYTCVVWAVNCQLVLAVDYFTWIQQFLMWGSIALWYIFLVVYGSLSPSESTTAYKVFVEACAPSALYWLVTLLVVICTLIPYFSFRAFQTRFSPTYHEIIQQVEEALKDTYSELPLAVRGKLQPLRERLNNKRDP